One Schistocerca piceifrons isolate TAMUIC-IGC-003096 chromosome 11, iqSchPice1.1, whole genome shotgun sequence genomic window carries:
- the LOC124720132 gene encoding zinc finger protein 99-like — protein MHVFMHIDGTQPPSYDCKWCGEVFHSNVGLKKHMTMSKNCQVLTADSHEKYAHSDEHQTTTSLDSEAEVSVTEHNDQSSCKETWKDSKKPSNDICNTHMTNDREKTSNYGTLSIAVNVSAQADLLTANRTDRCGICGKLFARSGDLERHVSIHTGKRLHKCDFCEKWFAQSRYLKAHTLIHTGKKPYMCEICGKSFTMLGGLKKHSLLHTGNKPHKCEICGKSFTILGNLNKHILIHTGKKPHKCEMCGKAFVFSSYLKAHSLIHNGRKLHKCEICGKSFTILGNLKKHLLIHTGNKPHKCEICGKSFARADHCKTHTLFHIGNKRHKCENCGKSFTILANLNKHLLIHTGKKPHKCEICGKSFAASGYLRNHVLIHSGKKPHKCEICGKSFTMSSHLKKHVLIHTGKKPYMCEICGKSFTMLGDLNKHVLIHTGKKPHKCEICGKSFTVLGNLNKHVLIHNGEKPHKCEICGKSFTMLGDLKKHSLIHTGNKPHKCEICGKSFARADNCKTHSQFHTGSKRHKCEICGKSFTILGNLNKHLLIHTGKKPHKCEICGKSFTMLGDLKKHVLIHTGKKPHKCEICGKSFTIVGNLNKHVLIHTGEKPHKCEICGKAFALSCYLKEHILIHTGKKPYMCEICGKSFTMSGNLKKHSLIHTGKKPLKCEICDKSFTYLDTLKTHALLHVRKKM, from the coding sequence ATGCATGTGTTTATGCACATTGATGGAACGCAACCACCTTCGTATGATTGTAAGTGGTGTGGTGAGGTATTTCACAGTAATGTTGgcttgaaaaagcatatgacaatGAGTAAGAATTGTCAAGTTTTAACTGCTGACAGTCATGAAAAATATGCACATAGTGATGAGCATCAAACCACTACCTCGTTGGATAGCGAGGCAGAAGTTTCTGTCACAGAACACAATGACCAGTCTTCATGTAAGGAAActtggaaagattcaaagaagcccTCTAATGACATATGTAACACACATATGACAAATGATAGAGAGAAAACAAGTAATTATGGAACTTTGTCTATAGCTGTTAATGTCAGCGCCCAGGCTGATCTACTTACTGCCAACAGAACTGACAGATGTGGTATTTGTGGCAAATTGTTTGCTAGGTCAGGTGATCTCGAGAGACATGTTTCCATTCATACTGGGAAAAGACTTCACAAATGTGATTTTTGTGAGAAATGGTTTGCCCAGTCACGTTATCTAAAGGCTCacacattaattcacactggaaagaaaccttacATGtgcgagatttgtgggaaatcttttactaTGTTAGGTGGTCTTAAGAAACATTCATTACTTCACACTGGAaataaacctcacaaatgtgagatttgtgggaaatcattTACTATATTAGGCAATCTTAACAAACATATATTAATTCACACtggcaagaaacctcacaaatgtgagatgtgTGGGAAAGCTTTTGTGTTTTCAAGCTATCTGAAGGCACACTCATTAATTCACAATGGAAGGAAacttcacaaatgtgagatttgtgggaaatcttttactaTATTAGGTAATCTGAAGAAACatttattaattcacactggaaataaaccccacaaatgtgagatttgtgggaaatcttttgctagGGCAGATCATTGCAAGACACACACATTATTTCACATTGGAAATAAACGTCACAAATGTGAGAattgtgggaaatcttttactaTATTAGCCAATCTTAACAAACacttattaattcacactggaaagaaacctcacaaatgtgagatttgtgggaaatcttttgctgCGTCAGGCTATCTCAGGAATCATGTTTTAATTCACAGTGGAAAGAAACcgcacaaatgtgagatttgtgggaaatctttcacTATGTCAAGCCATCTCAAGAAACacgtattaattcacactggaaagaaaccctaCATGtgcgagatttgtgggaaatcttttactaTGTTAGGTGATCTCAACAAacatgtattaattcacactggaaagaaacctcacaaatgtgagatttgtgggaaatcttttactgTATTAGGCAATCTTAACAAACATGTATTAATTCACAATGGAGAGAAACCTCACaagtgtgagatttgtgggaaatcttttactaTGTTAGGTGATCTCAAGAAACACTCATTAATTCATACTGGAaataaacctcacaaatgtgagatttgtgggaaatcttttgctagGGCAGATAATTGCAAGACACACTCACAATTTCACACTGGAAGTAAAcgtcacaaatgtgagatttgtgggaaatcttttactaTATTAGGCAATCTTAACAAACatttattaattcacactggaaagaaaccccacaaatgtgagatttgtgggaaatcttttactaTGTTAGGTGATCTCAAGAAacatgtattaattcacactggaaagaaacctcataaatgtgagatttgtgggaaatcttttactaTAGTAGGCAATCTTAACAAACacgtattaattcacactggagagaaacctcacaaatgtgagatatGTGGGAAAGCATTTGCGTTGTCATGCTATCTGAAGGAACAcatattaattcacactggaaagaaaccttacATGtgcgagatttgtgggaaatcttttactaTGTCAGGTAATCTCAAGAAACAttcattaattcacactggaaagaaacctctcAAATGTGAGATCTGTGACAAAAGTTTCACTTACTTGGATACTCTCAAGACACATGCATTACTTCACGTcagaaagaaaatgtaa